The proteins below are encoded in one region of Pseudomonas putida NBRC 14164:
- a CDS encoding OprD family porin gives MRVMKWSMIALAVAAGTSQLAMASAQDESKGFLEDSKLNVKTRMLYFSRDFRNNDSGKSRVEETGLGFLGTFESGFTQGTVGFGVDAIGMLGLKLDSGKGRAGTGLFPTASDGRSQDDYSEGGGAVKLRVSNTVLKFGDQFTALPVLATDDSRLLPEVAEGGLITSNEIDGLTLHAGHFTALNAQAQTYHDSLRLTEANVFGGTYAINDNLSTSVYYSRIEDHFRKWYGNINWALPISDKQGLVFDFNIYDTKSIGDNLTGAFVSKADGSNELDNIAASLSAAYNIGAHTFTLAYQKVSGDGDYAYGVDGGGTIFLANSVARSDFNAEDEKSWQARYDLNFAEYGVPGLTFMTRYVRGSGATTESTNNGKEWERDVDVKYVLQSGPAKDLSLRVRQATYRSSDGVYYGSSSIDELRLIVEYPLSIL, from the coding sequence ATGCGCGTGATGAAGTGGAGCATGATCGCCCTGGCCGTTGCGGCAGGGACCTCGCAGTTGGCAATGGCCTCGGCACAAGACGAGTCCAAAGGTTTCCTCGAAGACAGCAAGCTGAACGTAAAAACCCGCATGCTGTACTTCAGCCGTGACTTCCGTAACAACGACAGCGGCAAGAGCCGCGTCGAAGAAACCGGCCTGGGCTTCCTGGGCACCTTCGAATCGGGCTTCACCCAGGGCACCGTAGGCTTCGGCGTTGACGCCATCGGCATGCTGGGCCTGAAACTGGACAGCGGCAAAGGCCGCGCCGGCACCGGCCTGTTCCCGACTGCCTCCGATGGCCGTTCGCAAGATGACTACTCCGAAGGCGGCGGTGCAGTAAAACTGCGCGTGTCCAATACCGTGCTGAAGTTTGGCGACCAGTTCACCGCCCTGCCGGTACTGGCCACCGACGATAGCCGACTGCTGCCAGAGGTCGCTGAAGGTGGCCTGATCACCAGCAACGAAATCGATGGCCTCACCCTGCACGCCGGTCACTTCACCGCGCTGAACGCCCAGGCTCAGACTTACCACGACAGCCTGCGCCTGACCGAGGCCAACGTCTTCGGTGGCACCTATGCCATCAACGACAACCTCAGCACCAGCGTCTACTACTCGCGCATTGAAGACCACTTCCGCAAGTGGTACGGCAACATCAACTGGGCGCTGCCGATCAGCGACAAGCAAGGCCTGGTGTTCGACTTCAACATCTATGACACCAAGTCCATCGGCGACAACCTGACCGGCGCATTCGTCAGCAAGGCTGACGGCAGCAACGAACTGGACAACATTGCAGCCAGCCTCTCGGCCGCCTACAACATTGGCGCCCACACCTTCACCCTGGCTTACCAGAAGGTCAGCGGCGACGGCGACTACGCTTACGGCGTCGACGGTGGCGGCACCATCTTCCTGGCCAACTCCGTTGCCCGTTCCGACTTCAACGCCGAAGACGAGAAGTCCTGGCAGGCGCGCTACGACCTGAACTTCGCCGAATACGGCGTACCTGGCCTGACCTTCATGACCCGCTATGTTCGCGGCTCGGGTGCCACTACCGAAAGCACCAACAACGGCAAGGAATGGGAACGCGACGTAGACGTCAAGTACGTACTGCAGAGCGGCCCGGCCAAAGACCTGAGCTTGCGCGTGCGTCAGGCCACCTACCGCTCCAGCGACGGCGTTTACTACGGTTCGAGCTCGATCGACGAACTGCGTCTGATCGTGGAGTACCCGCTGAGCATCCTGTAA
- a CDS encoding HIT family protein has translation MFVLDSRLQQDSLVLGEFALCQLLLSKDANYPWFILVPKRAGISELFELEAAEQQQLWQETTLLAEALKASYGADKMNVATLGNVVSQLHMHVIVRQRDDAAWPAPVWGKCPAVAYRDDQLQAIRQRVRGLQLAGYQEA, from the coding sequence GTGTTCGTCCTGGATTCGCGTTTGCAGCAGGATTCCCTGGTGCTGGGGGAGTTTGCGTTGTGCCAGCTGTTGCTGAGCAAGGATGCCAACTACCCATGGTTCATCCTGGTGCCCAAGCGCGCCGGCATCAGCGAGCTGTTCGAGCTGGAAGCGGCAGAGCAGCAGCAGTTGTGGCAGGAAACCACCCTGCTGGCTGAAGCACTGAAGGCCAGCTACGGCGCCGACAAGATGAACGTGGCCACCCTGGGCAATGTGGTCAGCCAGTTGCACATGCACGTGATCGTGCGCCAGCGTGACGATGCCGCCTGGCCAGCACCGGTGTGGGGCAAGTGCCCGGCCGTGGCCTACCGCGACGACCAGTTGCAAGCCATTCGCCAGCGCGTGCGTGGGCTGCAGCTTGCTGGCTATCAGGAGGCCTGA
- a CDS encoding SlyX family protein, producing the protein MSLELRIVELETRQAFQDDTLQALNDVVVEQAQVIERLKLQVAELIKRHEEMVGQYGTEGEEAPPPHY; encoded by the coding sequence ATGTCGCTGGAATTGCGAATCGTCGAACTGGAAACCCGCCAGGCGTTCCAGGATGACACCCTGCAGGCGTTGAATGATGTGGTGGTCGAGCAGGCGCAGGTGATCGAGCGGCTGAAATTACAGGTGGCCGAACTGATCAAGCGCCATGAAGAGATGGTCGGCCAGTACGGCACCGAAGGTGAAGAGGCACCGCCGCCTCATTACTGA
- a CDS encoding cold-shock protein yields MFKIVHLVTGVAALLLSLIPSLKTDATPFLQQPDAVYLALLGLLNLVLAPVVPLYYRGARQQLQHLACALLVVAVVLQTLTLLARPEMGNLAALVCAALAVALHLAVGFARSPRKARSNQHAAQDAGNRDTGTVKWFNTSKGFGFISRDSGDDIFVHFRAIRGEGHRILVEGQRVEFSVMHRDKGLQAEDVVAVTRR; encoded by the coding sequence ATGTTCAAGATCGTCCATCTGGTGACGGGCGTGGCAGCCTTGCTGCTATCGCTCATACCCAGCCTGAAAACCGATGCAACACCCTTCCTGCAACAACCCGACGCGGTTTACCTTGCCCTGCTCGGCCTGCTCAACCTGGTCCTGGCCCCGGTCGTGCCGCTGTACTACCGCGGCGCCCGTCAGCAGTTGCAGCACCTTGCCTGCGCCTTGCTGGTGGTGGCGGTGGTGCTGCAGACCCTGACGCTGCTGGCTCGCCCGGAAATGGGCAACCTCGCGGCGCTGGTCTGTGCGGCACTGGCCGTGGCCCTGCACCTGGCGGTGGGTTTTGCCCGCAGCCCGCGCAAGGCACGCAGCAACCAGCATGCCGCCCAGGATGCTGGCAACCGTGATACCGGCACGGTGAAGTGGTTCAACACCTCGAAAGGCTTTGGTTTCATCTCCCGCGATTCGGGTGATGACATCTTCGTGCACTTTCGTGCCATACGCGGCGAAGGCCACCGCATCCTGGTCGAAGGCCAGCGCGTGGAGTTTTCGGTGATGCACCGCGACAAGGGCCTGCAGGCCGAAGATGTGGTGGCAGTTACCCGCCGCTGA
- a CDS encoding Dps family protein — protein MAIDIGISEEDRKSIVDGLSRLLSDTYVLYLKTHNFHWNVTGPSFRTLHLMFEEQYNELALAVDSIAERIRALGFPAPGSYAFYARHSSIKEEEGVPPADEMIRQLVQGQEAVVRTARSIFPVVDKVSDEPTADLLTQRMQVHEKTAWMLRVLLDGK, from the coding sequence ATGGCAATCGATATCGGTATCAGTGAAGAAGATCGCAAGTCCATCGTCGATGGGCTGTCCCGCCTGTTGTCGGATACCTACGTGCTGTATCTGAAAACCCATAATTTCCACTGGAACGTCACCGGGCCGTCGTTCCGCACCCTGCACCTGATGTTCGAAGAGCAGTACAACGAACTGGCACTGGCAGTCGATTCGATTGCCGAGCGCATCCGTGCCCTGGGCTTCCCTGCGCCGGGGTCTTATGCATTCTATGCACGGCATTCCTCTATTAAGGAGGAGGAAGGCGTACCCCCGGCGGACGAGATGATCCGCCAGCTGGTCCAGGGCCAGGAGGCCGTGGTGCGTACTGCGCGCAGTATTTTCCCGGTAGTGGACAAGGTCAGTGACGAGCCGACTGCCGACTTGCTGACCCAGCGCATGCAGGTGCACGAGAAAACCGCGTGGATGCTGAGGGTCTTGCTCGACGGCAAGTAA
- a CDS encoding ribbon-helix-helix domain-containing protein: MMQASKRVAGQGSWPGKQCIDPFKADFDMLQTQPVSRSVRLNGFSTCLRLEAVYWGILERIAAANRCSVSAVLSYVDREVHLRQGGVRNFSGLIRVICVAWLQDPPSVR; this comes from the coding sequence ATGATGCAAGCGAGCAAGCGTGTGGCTGGTCAGGGGAGCTGGCCAGGAAAACAGTGCATTGATCCGTTCAAGGCAGATTTCGATATGTTGCAGACGCAGCCGGTGTCACGTTCGGTGCGGCTCAACGGTTTTTCCACCTGCCTGCGTCTGGAGGCCGTCTACTGGGGCATCCTGGAACGCATCGCCGCCGCCAACCGCTGTTCGGTCAGTGCGGTGTTGTCCTACGTGGACCGCGAAGTGCACCTGCGCCAGGGTGGAGTGCGCAACTTCAGTGGGCTGATTCGGGTAATCTGCGTTGCCTGGCTGCAAGACCCCCCAAGTGTGCGCTGA
- a CDS encoding FmdB family zinc ribbon protein: MPLYDYQCASCEHRMEALQKISAAPLTDCPACQAPALKKLLSVPGFRLSGNGWYETDFKTGAKKNLAGGDKAD; the protein is encoded by the coding sequence ATGCCCCTTTATGACTATCAATGTGCATCCTGCGAGCACCGCATGGAAGCACTGCAGAAGATCAGCGCCGCGCCGCTGACCGATTGCCCGGCCTGCCAGGCGCCGGCGCTGAAGAAGCTGCTGTCGGTGCCAGGCTTCCGCCTGAGCGGTAATGGTTGGTACGAAACCGACTTCAAGACCGGGGCGAAAAAGAATCTTGCAGGCGGCGACAAGGCCGACTGA
- the aspS gene encoding aspartate--tRNA ligase, with protein sequence MMRSHYCGQLNESLDGQEVTLCGWVHRRRDHGGVIFLDIRDREGMAQVVFDPDRAETFAAADRVRSEYVVQVTGKVRKRPDGAVNANMASGAIEILGYQLTVLNEAETPPFPLNEYSDVGEETRLRYRFIDLRRPEMAEKLRLRSRITTSIRRFLDENGFLDVETPILTRATPEGARDYLVPSRTHAGSFFALPQSPQLFKQLLMVAGFDRYYQIAKCFRDEDLRADRQPEFTQIDIETSFLDESEIMGLTESMIRKLFKEVLDLEFGEFPHMTFEEAMRRYGSDKPDLRNPLELVDVADQLKDVDFKVFAGPANDPKCRVTALRVPGAASMPRSKIDEYTKFVGIYGAKGLAYIKVNERAKGVEGLQSPIVKNIPEANLNVILDRVGAVDGDIVFFGADKFKIVSEALGALRIKVGNDFNLHTCEWAPMWVVDFPMFEENEDGSFTALHHPFTAPKCSPEELEANPATALSRAYDMVLNGTELGGGSIRIHRKEMQQAVFRLLGIEAAEQEEKFGFLLDALKFGAPPHGGLAFGLDRLVMLMTGAQSIREVIAFPKTQSAACVMTQAPGLVDAKALRELHIRLREQTKVE encoded by the coding sequence ATGATGCGCAGCCATTATTGCGGCCAACTGAACGAGAGCCTGGACGGCCAGGAAGTCACCCTTTGCGGCTGGGTCCATCGTCGCCGCGACCACGGCGGGGTGATCTTCCTCGACATCCGTGACCGCGAAGGCATGGCCCAGGTCGTGTTCGACCCGGATCGCGCCGAAACCTTCGCCGCCGCCGACCGCGTGCGCAGCGAATACGTCGTGCAAGTCACCGGCAAGGTGCGCAAGCGCCCTGACGGCGCGGTGAATGCCAACATGGCCTCCGGTGCCATCGAGATCCTTGGCTACCAGCTGACCGTGCTCAACGAAGCAGAAACCCCGCCGTTCCCGCTGAACGAATACTCCGACGTCGGCGAGGAAACCCGCCTGCGTTACCGCTTCATCGACCTGCGTCGCCCGGAAATGGCCGAGAAGCTGCGTCTGCGTTCGCGCATCACCACCAGCATCCGTCGCTTCCTCGATGAAAACGGCTTCCTCGACGTCGAAACGCCGATCCTGACCCGTGCCACCCCGGAAGGCGCGCGTGACTACCTGGTGCCAAGCCGTACCCACGCCGGTAGCTTCTTCGCCCTGCCGCAGTCGCCCCAGCTGTTCAAGCAGCTGCTGATGGTCGCCGGCTTCGACCGCTACTACCAGATCGCCAAGTGCTTCCGTGACGAAGACCTGCGTGCTGACCGCCAACCGGAATTCACCCAGATCGACATCGAGACCAGCTTCCTCGATGAAAGCGAGATCATGGGCCTGACCGAGAGCATGATCCGCAAGCTGTTCAAGGAAGTGCTGGACCTGGAATTCGGCGAATTCCCGCACATGACCTTCGAAGAAGCCATGCGCCGTTACGGCTCCGACAAGCCAGACCTGCGTAACCCGCTGGAGCTGGTCGACGTTGCCGACCAGCTGAAGGATGTCGACTTCAAGGTATTCGCAGGTCCGGCCAACGATCCGAAGTGCCGCGTTACCGCCCTGCGCGTGCCTGGCGCCGCCAGCATGCCGCGCAGCAAGATCGACGAGTACACCAAGTTCGTTGGCATCTACGGTGCCAAGGGCCTGGCGTACATCAAGGTCAACGAGCGCGCCAAGGGCGTCGAAGGCCTGCAGTCGCCGATCGTCAAGAACATCCCTGAAGCCAACCTCAACGTGATCCTCGATCGCGTTGGCGCGGTCGATGGCGACATCGTTTTCTTCGGTGCCGACAAGTTCAAGATCGTCAGCGAGGCCCTGGGCGCACTGCGCATCAAGGTCGGAAACGACTTCAACCTGCACACCTGCGAGTGGGCACCGATGTGGGTCGTCGACTTCCCGATGTTCGAAGAGAACGAAGACGGCAGCTTCACCGCGCTGCACCACCCGTTCACCGCGCCGAAGTGCTCGCCGGAAGAGCTTGAGGCCAACCCGGCCACAGCCCTGTCCCGTGCCTACGACATGGTCCTGAACGGTACTGAACTGGGTGGCGGTTCGATCCGTATCCACCGCAAAGAGATGCAACAGGCTGTGTTCCGCCTGCTGGGCATCGAAGCGGCGGAACAGGAAGAGAAGTTCGGCTTCCTGCTCGACGCCCTGAAGTTCGGTGCGCCGCCGCACGGTGGCCTGGCCTTTGGTCTGGACCGCTTGGTCATGCTGATGACCGGCGCCCAGTCGATCCGTGAAGTGATCGCCTTCCCGAAAACCCAGAGCGCCGCGTGCGTCATGACTCAGGCCCCTGGCCTGGTCGACGCCAAGGCCCTGCGCGAGCTGCACATCCGACTGCGCGAACAGACCAAGGTCGAGTAA
- a CDS encoding YebC/PmpR family DNA-binding transcriptional regulator, whose amino-acid sequence MAGHSKWANIKHRKERQDAKRGKVFTKWIRELTVAAKQGGPDPASNPRLRLALDKALGANMSRDIIDRAVARGAGTNESDNVEELSYEGYGPGGVAIMVEAMTDNRNRTAAAVRHAFTKCGGNLGTDGSVAYLFERKGQISFAPGVDEDALMEAAMEADADDVVANDDGSFDVFTSFNSFYAVRNALEEAGFKADDAEIVMQPTTSAELDQDGAEKVLKLIDMLEDLDDVQNVYSNAQISDEIMENIG is encoded by the coding sequence ATGGCTGGTCATTCCAAGTGGGCGAACATCAAGCACCGCAAAGAGCGCCAGGATGCCAAGAGAGGCAAGGTCTTCACCAAGTGGATCCGCGAGCTGACGGTCGCTGCCAAGCAGGGCGGCCCTGACCCGGCATCCAACCCGCGCCTGCGTCTGGCGCTGGACAAGGCCTTGGGCGCCAACATGAGCCGCGACATCATCGATCGCGCCGTGGCCCGTGGTGCCGGCACCAACGAAAGCGACAACGTCGAAGAGCTCAGCTACGAAGGTTACGGTCCGGGTGGCGTGGCGATCATGGTCGAGGCCATGACCGACAACCGCAACCGCACCGCCGCCGCCGTGCGGCATGCCTTCACCAAGTGTGGCGGCAACCTGGGTACCGACGGCTCGGTGGCCTACCTGTTCGAGCGCAAGGGGCAGATCAGTTTTGCCCCGGGCGTGGATGAAGACGCGCTGATGGAAGCGGCGATGGAAGCCGATGCTGATGACGTGGTGGCCAACGATGACGGCTCGTTCGACGTGTTTACCTCGTTCAACAGCTTCTATGCCGTGCGTAACGCCCTGGAAGAGGCTGGTTTCAAGGCCGATGACGCAGAAATCGTCATGCAGCCGACCACCAGTGCCGAGCTCGACCAGGACGGTGCTGAAAAGGTGCTCAAGCTGATCGACATGCTCGAAGACCTGGATGACGTGCAGAACGTCTACTCCAATGCCCAGATTTCCGACGAGATCATGGAAAATATCGGCTAA
- the ruvC gene encoding crossover junction endodeoxyribonuclease RuvC, with amino-acid sequence MTLILGIDPGSRITGYGVVRQTARGCEYVASGCIRTGSGELHERLQIVFRGVSEIIAQHEPVTMGIERVFMARNADSALKLGQARGAAIVAAAEAGLEIAEYSATQVKQAVAGTGGANKEQVMMMVMHLLKLTQKPQIDASDALAIALCHAHTRSSLVPHGLATARRRGGRLRL; translated from the coding sequence ATGACTCTGATTCTTGGTATCGACCCCGGTTCGCGCATCACCGGCTACGGCGTAGTACGCCAGACCGCCCGTGGTTGCGAGTACGTGGCGTCGGGCTGTATCCGCACCGGCAGCGGCGAGTTGCACGAGCGGCTGCAGATCGTTTTTCGTGGTGTCAGTGAAATCATCGCCCAGCACGAACCGGTGACCATGGGCATCGAGCGGGTGTTCATGGCGCGCAACGCCGACTCGGCGCTGAAGCTCGGCCAGGCCCGCGGCGCGGCTATCGTCGCTGCCGCCGAAGCCGGCCTGGAAATCGCTGAATACAGCGCCACACAGGTCAAGCAAGCGGTGGCCGGCACCGGTGGGGCCAACAAGGAGCAGGTGATGATGATGGTCATGCACCTGCTGAAACTGACGCAAAAGCCGCAGATCGACGCCTCCGACGCTTTGGCTATCGCGTTGTGCCACGCCCACACCCGTTCCAGCCTGGTGCCCCATGGCCTGGCGACGGCGCGGCGGCGCGGCGGGCGCTTGCGTCTGTAG
- the ruvA gene encoding Holliday junction branch migration protein RuvA: protein MIGRLRGTLAEKQPPHLIIDVNGVGYELEVPMTTLYRLPKVGEPVTVHTHLVVREDAHLLYGFAEKRERELFRELIRLNGVGPKLALALMSGLEVDELVRCVQAQDTSALVRVPGVGKKTAERLLVELKDRFKAWETSPAMFTLVSDGPLPAASESSAEADAVSALVSLGYKPQEASKAIAAIKDKAGLSSEELIRRSLKGMITK, encoded by the coding sequence GTGATTGGACGTTTGCGCGGCACCCTGGCGGAGAAACAGCCGCCGCACCTGATTATCGACGTCAACGGCGTGGGTTACGAACTGGAAGTTCCCATGACCACGCTGTACCGTCTGCCCAAGGTGGGCGAACCCGTCACCGTGCACACCCATCTGGTCGTGCGCGAAGACGCCCACTTGCTCTATGGTTTTGCCGAAAAGCGCGAGCGCGAGCTGTTCCGCGAGCTCATCCGGCTTAACGGCGTGGGCCCGAAGCTGGCACTGGCGCTCATGTCCGGCCTGGAAGTCGACGAGCTGGTGCGCTGCGTGCAAGCCCAGGACACCTCGGCCCTGGTACGCGTGCCCGGTGTCGGCAAGAAAACCGCCGAACGCCTGCTGGTCGAGCTCAAGGACCGCTTCAAGGCCTGGGAAACCTCCCCGGCCATGTTCACCCTGGTGTCCGATGGCCCGCTGCCGGCCGCCAGCGAGTCGAGCGCCGAGGCTGATGCCGTCAGCGCCCTGGTCTCGCTGGGCTACAAGCCGCAGGAAGCCAGCAAGGCGATCGCCGCGATCAAAGACAAGGCCGGCCTGAGCAGTGAAGAGCTGATCCGCCGCAGCCTTAAAGGGATGATTACCAAGTGA
- the ruvB gene encoding Holliday junction branch migration DNA helicase RuvB produces MIEADRLIAASGRDREEVQDRAIRPLSLDDYIGQPVVREQMALFIQAARGRSESLDHTLIFGPPGLGKTTLANIIAHEMGVSVKSTSGPILERPGDLAAMLTNLEPHDVLFIDEIHRLSPVVEEVLYPAMEDFQLDIMIGEGPAARSIKLDLPPFTLVGATTRAGMLTNPLRDRFGIVQRLEFYSDKDLATIVSRSANILGLVIEDQGAYEIARRARGTPRIANRLLRRVRDYAEVRGKGQITKAVADMALNLLDVDERGFDHSDRRLLLTMIEKFDGGPVGVDNLAAAISEERHTIEDVLEPYLIQQGYIMRTPRGRVVTRHAYLHFGLNIPGRLGEGGDFSEPGDE; encoded by the coding sequence GTGATCGAAGCCGACCGCCTGATTGCCGCCAGTGGCCGCGACCGCGAAGAGGTCCAGGACCGTGCGATTCGCCCGCTGAGCCTGGACGACTACATCGGCCAGCCGGTGGTGCGCGAGCAGATGGCGCTGTTCATCCAGGCCGCCCGTGGCCGCAGCGAGTCGCTCGACCACACGCTGATCTTCGGCCCGCCGGGGCTGGGCAAGACTACCCTGGCCAACATCATTGCCCATGAAATGGGTGTGTCGGTGAAGAGCACCTCGGGGCCGATCCTGGAGCGCCCGGGCGACCTGGCGGCCATGCTGACCAACCTCGAACCGCACGACGTGCTGTTCATCGACGAGATCCACCGGCTGTCGCCGGTCGTCGAAGAGGTGCTGTACCCGGCCATGGAGGACTTCCAGCTCGACATCATGATCGGCGAAGGGCCGGCGGCCCGTTCGATCAAGCTCGACCTGCCACCGTTTACCCTGGTGGGGGCTACCACCCGTGCAGGCATGCTCACCAACCCGTTGCGTGACCGCTTCGGTATTGTCCAGCGCCTGGAGTTCTACAGCGACAAGGACCTGGCCACCATCGTCAGCCGTTCGGCCAACATCCTTGGCCTGGTCATCGAAGACCAGGGCGCCTACGAGATTGCCCGGCGTGCCCGTGGCACGCCACGTATCGCCAACCGCCTGCTGCGCCGCGTGCGCGACTACGCCGAGGTGCGCGGCAAGGGCCAGATCACCAAAGCCGTGGCCGACATGGCGCTGAACCTGCTGGATGTCGACGAACGTGGCTTCGACCATTCCGACCGCCGCCTGCTGTTGACCATGATCGAGAAGTTCGATGGCGGCCCGGTAGGGGTGGACAACCTGGCTGCGGCCATCAGCGAAGAGCGTCATACCATCGAAGATGTGCTGGAGCCGTACCTGATCCAGCAGGGCTACATCATGCGCACGCCGCGCGGTCGCGTGGTCACCCGGCATGCCTACCTGCACTTTGGCCTGAATATTCCCGGGCGTTTGGGGGAGGGCGGTGATTTTTCCGAGCCAGGCGATGAATGA
- the ybgC gene encoding tol-pal system-associated acyl-CoA thioesterase, translating into MRAQNQLEPFAHRCRVYYEDTDAGGVVYYVNYLKFMERARTERLRHLGFSQSQLAEDNLLFVVHSSEARYHAPARLDDALRVTAQVLELNRASLRFVQQVWREKDETLLCEGQFLVAAVRADTFKPRAIPPQLRDALAADGSGNQSNAGE; encoded by the coding sequence ATGCGCGCGCAAAATCAGCTCGAACCGTTCGCACACCGTTGTCGCGTCTATTACGAAGATACCGATGCGGGCGGCGTGGTGTACTACGTCAACTACCTGAAATTCATGGAGCGCGCGCGCACCGAACGCCTGCGGCATCTGGGTTTTTCCCAGTCGCAGCTGGCCGAAGACAACCTGCTGTTCGTGGTCCATTCCAGCGAAGCGCGCTACCACGCGCCGGCGCGGCTGGACGACGCGTTGCGGGTGACCGCGCAAGTACTTGAACTCAATCGCGCCAGCCTGCGCTTTGTACAGCAGGTCTGGCGGGAAAAGGATGAAACGCTGCTCTGCGAAGGGCAGTTCCTGGTGGCCGCCGTGCGCGCCGACACTTTCAAACCCCGAGCCATACCCCCCCAGCTGCGCGACGCCTTGGCGGCGGACGGCTCGGGTAACCAATCGAATGCAGGAGAATAA
- the tolQ gene encoding protein TolQ has product MEANVVDHTSMWSLVSNASVVVQLVMLILVAASVTSWIMIFQRSTMLRAGRRALDAFEERFWSGIDLSKLYRQAGSNPDPDSGVEQVFRAGFKEFSRLRQQPGVDPDAVMEGVGRAMRVAISREEEKLEQSLPFLATVGSTSPYIGLFGTVWGIMNSFRGLASAQQATLATVAPGIAEALIATAIGLFAAIPAVIAYNRFAARSEVLIGRYYTFADEFQAILHRKVHTSEE; this is encoded by the coding sequence GTGGAAGCTAACGTCGTCGACCATACCTCCATGTGGAGTCTGGTCAGCAATGCCAGCGTAGTGGTACAGCTGGTAATGCTGATCCTGGTGGCCGCCTCGGTCACCTCATGGATCATGATTTTCCAGCGCAGCACCATGCTGCGCGCCGGTCGTCGTGCGCTGGATGCCTTCGAGGAACGCTTCTGGTCGGGCATTGACCTGTCCAAGCTGTACCGTCAGGCAGGCAGCAACCCAGACCCGGATTCCGGCGTCGAGCAGGTGTTCCGTGCCGGCTTCAAAGAGTTCTCGCGCCTGCGTCAGCAGCCGGGCGTTGACCCGGACGCCGTCATGGAAGGCGTTGGCCGTGCCATGCGCGTAGCCATTTCGCGCGAGGAAGAAAAACTCGAGCAGAGCCTGCCGTTCCTGGCCACCGTCGGTTCCACCAGCCCGTACATCGGCCTGTTCGGTACCGTATGGGGGATCATGAACTCCTTCCGCGGCCTGGCCAGCGCCCAGCAGGCCACCCTGGCAACCGTTGCCCCGGGTATCGCTGAAGCGCTGATCGCCACCGCCATCGGCCTGTTCGCAGCAATCCCGGCGGTAATCGCCTACAACCGTTTTGCCGCGCGCAGCGAAGTGCTGATCGGTCGTTACTACACCTTCGCCGACGAGTTCCAGGCGATCCTGCACCGCAAAGTGCACACCAGCGAAGAGTAA
- the tolR gene encoding protein TolR, with translation MARVRHKRKPVAEMNVVPYIDVMLVLLVIFMVTAPMLNQGVKVDLPKVSSEALPQDNNVQILTISIKADKTYYWNLGSEVDTDKQMDKAMTLPDMTNAVTKIIAAGRDQGKQTQVFIRGDKAVDYGAVMGAMGGLQKAGVGNVGLITEAP, from the coding sequence ATGGCCCGAGTTCGCCACAAACGCAAGCCCGTCGCCGAGATGAACGTGGTGCCCTACATCGACGTGATGCTGGTGCTGCTGGTCATCTTCATGGTGACGGCGCCCATGCTCAACCAGGGCGTGAAAGTCGACCTGCCCAAGGTTTCCAGTGAAGCCTTGCCGCAGGACAACAACGTCCAGATCCTCACCATCTCCATCAAGGCCGACAAGACCTACTACTGGAACCTTGGCAGCGAAGTCGATACCGACAAGCAGATGGACAAGGCCATGACCTTGCCCGACATGACCAATGCAGTGACCAAGATCATTGCTGCCGGCCGTGACCAGGGCAAGCAGACCCAGGTGTTCATTCGTGGCGACAAGGCTGTCGACTATGGCGCGGTCATGGGTGCCATGGGCGGGTTGCAGAAGGCCGGTGTCGGTAACGTTGGCCTGATTACCGAGGCGCCCTGA